A genomic window from Desulfovibrio sp. JC010 includes:
- a CDS encoding HAMP domain-containing sensor histidine kinase, with product MLSVLEKIKGLSGLRLVRWYFVVFGMSTLLLFLISNIFFDSYLTRVEREQLSNQAETYHALYNTNGIDGLLAMIRNRHLSNRFSNIFLRLSDNQGKTVWLTIPEEFNELEVEHFILPTANDKTWKELDLPTENDLDIYTTHLADGHILQLGRTTGRQEMIVDDQRIFFLVIICGIAVLGILGGVFFSRNVLTPVRELESTVRRVSSGDMKSRVPVVEQAGELRELAVLFNKMLERNDKLISAMRDTLGNVSHDLKTPMTRMKARIEHGLIADFSAQQLREILMDCAEDVERINRQLNMLMDITEAETGQMKLSFEDLLCSSLIDEVLDIYEFVAEEREIEIINDSTLLTISGDHQRILQMLGNLVDNSLKYTPRGGKVALRTERDGDSIIISVEDSGPGIEPLERERIFEKLYRIDKSRSTKGLGLGLSLAKAVMEAHGGNISIQSSKLGGALFEVSFPCEKKITRM from the coding sequence ATGTTATCAGTGCTCGAGAAGATTAAAGGACTGAGCGGACTCAGGCTGGTTCGGTGGTATTTCGTTGTTTTCGGAATGAGCACCCTGTTACTGTTTTTGATCAGCAACATTTTTTTTGATTCATACCTTACCCGCGTGGAACGAGAGCAATTGAGCAACCAGGCTGAAACCTACCACGCCCTGTACAATACCAATGGAATCGACGGTCTGCTTGCAATGATCCGCAACCGCCATCTTTCCAATCGCTTCAGCAACATTTTTTTGCGTCTTTCAGATAATCAGGGCAAAACAGTATGGCTGACCATTCCTGAAGAATTTAATGAACTGGAAGTGGAACATTTTATTCTGCCCACTGCCAATGACAAAACCTGGAAAGAGCTTGATCTTCCCACTGAAAACGATCTTGATATTTATACAACCCACCTTGCAGATGGACATATTCTGCAATTAGGTCGTACTACCGGACGCCAGGAAATGATCGTGGATGATCAGAGAATTTTTTTTCTGGTAATTATATGCGGCATCGCGGTGCTGGGAATTCTTGGCGGTGTTTTTTTCTCCCGTAACGTGCTGACCCCTGTGCGGGAATTGGAATCAACTGTGCGCAGAGTTTCATCCGGTGATATGAAAAGCCGGGTCCCGGTGGTGGAGCAAGCCGGGGAACTTCGTGAACTGGCTGTGCTTTTTAACAAGATGCTTGAGCGTAACGATAAATTAATCTCAGCCATGCGTGATACCCTTGGAAATGTCAGCCACGATCTTAAAACTCCGATGACCAGGATGAAAGCACGTATCGAGCATGGACTGATCGCTGACTTTTCCGCACAACAATTGCGTGAAATTTTGATGGACTGCGCGGAAGACGTTGAACGCATCAATCGTCAACTTAACATGCTCATGGATATCACAGAAGCTGAAACCGGACAGATGAAACTGTCATTCGAAGATTTGCTGTGCTCTTCACTGATTGATGAAGTGCTCGACATATATGAATTTGTCGCGGAAGAGCGAGAAATTGAAATTATCAACGATTCTACCCTGCTCACTATTAGCGGTGACCATCAACGAATATTGCAGATGCTGGGCAACCTTGTTGACAATAGTCTCAAATATACCCCACGCGGAGGAAAGGTCGCTCTGCGCACAGAACGCGACGGCGATTCCATCATAATCTCGGTTGAAGACAGTGGTCCGGGGATTGAACCGCTTGAGCGGGAGCGTATTTTTGAAAAATTATATCGTATAGATAAGAGTCGTTCTACTAAAGGACTTGGGCTTGGCTTGAGTTTGGCAAAAGCCGTAATGGAAGCTCATGGGGGAAATATCTCTATTCAATCAAGTAAGCTTGGGGGGGCTTTGTTTGAAGTAAGTTTTCCGTGCGAGAAAAAAATTACCCGTATGTAA
- a CDS encoding response regulator transcription factor: MRILIVEDDPTIAEYVVNGLRESGYTVDHAADGNAGLEYALSTEYDAVVMDWMLPGRSGLDIIAEMRGKNIDTPVLILSARQGVDDKVTGLQTGGDDYLTKPFSFAELSARLQALIRRSSRTPTESKLRVGDLVLDRFSREVTRDGQALILHAREYGLLEYMMNNAGRVVTKTMILEHIWDYSFNPQTNVVEVLLHRLRSKVDKPFPTNLISTIRGVGYVISARED, translated from the coding sequence ATGAGAATCTTGATTGTAGAAGATGATCCTACCATTGCCGAATATGTAGTCAACGGGTTACGTGAATCCGGATATACTGTGGATCATGCTGCTGATGGCAATGCCGGTTTGGAATACGCCCTTTCTACTGAATATGACGCCGTGGTAATGGACTGGATGCTTCCAGGACGCAGCGGATTGGATATAATTGCCGAGATGCGCGGCAAGAATATTGATACTCCTGTGCTTATTTTAAGTGCCCGCCAGGGGGTGGACGATAAGGTGACCGGACTCCAGACCGGAGGCGATGACTATTTGACCAAACCTTTTTCATTTGCCGAGCTGTCAGCCCGGTTGCAGGCTCTGATTCGCAGGTCTTCACGGACTCCTACCGAATCAAAATTGCGTGTGGGAGATCTTGTCTTGGATCGCTTTTCACGTGAGGTGACTCGTGATGGCCAAGCGTTGATTCTTCATGCTCGTGAATATGGTTTGCTGGAGTACATGATGAACAACGCAGGCAGAGTGGTAACCAAGACCATGATTCTTGAACATATTTGGGACTACAGCTTCAACCCCCAAACTAATGTTGTGGAGGTACTCCTGCATCGATTGCGTTCCAAGGTGGATAAACCCTTTCCCACAAATCTTATCTCGACTATTCGTGGTGTAGGCTATGTTATCAGTGCTCGAGAAGATTAA
- a CDS encoding AlpA family transcriptional regulator, protein MRTETNHTAYHLPNTGFVRLVDVLKVIPVSKTTWWKGIQTGRFPKPVKLTKRTTAWRVCDIHKLIEEIPDQGEA, encoded by the coding sequence ATGCGAACCGAAACCAATCACACCGCATACCATCTGCCCAATACGGGCTTTGTAAGACTTGTTGATGTCCTGAAAGTCATTCCTGTTTCCAAGACAACTTGGTGGAAAGGTATCCAGACCGGACGCTTTCCCAAGCCGGTAAAACTCACCAAACGGACTACCGCTTGGCGTGTCTGTGACATCCATAAACTCATCGAAGAGATTCCTGACCAGGGGGAAGCTTAA